The following coding sequences are from one Planctomonas sp. JC2975 window:
- a CDS encoding MFS transporter — translation MTHVTDDSQPLTQPARRRSGTLLVPTAALTWGLQFAFFNPALALVLAGPFGATDAQIGLALALYNVSGFVCSLVIPMIADRRGSYLTAIIWCGIATLPLTAVLGFSSLLPVAMVALVLLGGPASVGSSLLFAHLRASGASPRTVINTRAVVSFAWVAGPPIATLLVGWFGDRSVLVAIAAVSLVGLATTVMLRMRQRSPEHAVRKTVDASRDEVAYPIVAVVAIAVAFVALQATNYVVTTVMALFVVNTLQLPVFWAGIALAVAAGAEIPALMIIGRLSRRFSSLTLIAAGCVVGTAFYVLMAVVNGPVLLLVAQLLNAVFFAIVAGVGLTFFLEIIPRPGLASGLFTNIRRIGAIISGGIIALAAVIGGYHNMFLVCAALAVFALVVIGIAAGLTRRASTRGGQSA, via the coding sequence ATGACGCACGTGACCGACGACAGCCAGCCACTCACTCAGCCGGCTCGTCGCCGGTCCGGCACTCTGCTGGTTCCGACGGCTGCGCTGACGTGGGGTCTGCAGTTCGCGTTCTTCAATCCGGCGTTGGCGCTCGTGCTGGCGGGCCCGTTCGGGGCGACGGATGCGCAGATCGGCCTGGCCCTCGCGCTGTACAACGTGAGTGGATTCGTCTGCTCGCTGGTGATCCCGATGATCGCCGACAGAAGGGGCAGCTACCTCACCGCGATCATCTGGTGCGGGATCGCCACCCTGCCGCTGACCGCAGTGCTCGGATTCTCCAGCCTGCTGCCCGTTGCCATGGTCGCGCTCGTGCTGCTGGGCGGCCCGGCAAGCGTCGGATCCTCGCTGCTGTTCGCGCACCTGCGCGCGAGCGGGGCGTCGCCGCGGACCGTCATCAACACGCGTGCCGTCGTGTCGTTCGCGTGGGTGGCCGGCCCACCGATCGCGACGCTGCTGGTGGGATGGTTCGGCGACCGATCCGTGCTCGTCGCGATCGCCGCGGTGTCGCTCGTCGGTCTGGCGACGACGGTCATGCTGCGGATGCGCCAGCGGTCGCCCGAGCATGCCGTCCGCAAGACGGTCGACGCCTCGAGAGACGAGGTCGCGTATCCGATCGTCGCCGTTGTGGCCATAGCGGTGGCGTTCGTCGCGCTGCAGGCCACCAACTACGTCGTGACGACCGTGATGGCACTGTTCGTGGTGAACACGCTGCAACTGCCGGTGTTCTGGGCCGGAATCGCTCTCGCCGTCGCGGCGGGCGCGGAGATCCCGGCGCTCATGATCATCGGGCGTCTCTCGCGGCGCTTCTCCAGCCTCACGCTGATCGCAGCCGGATGCGTCGTCGGCACGGCGTTCTACGTGCTCATGGCCGTCGTGAACGGTCCCGTGCTGCTCCTGGTTGCGCAGCTCCTCAACGCCGTGTTCTTCGCGATCGTCGCAGGTGTCGGCCTCACGTTCTTCCTGGAGATCATTCCGCGGCCGGGGCTCGCGTCTGGACTGTTCACGAACATCCGCCGCATCGGCGCCATCATCTCCGGCGGGATCATCGCGCTCGCCGCGGTGATCGGCGGATACCACAACATGTTCCTGGTGTGCGCGGCGCTTGCGGTGTTCGCACTCGTCGTGATCGGCATTGCGGCGGGTCTGACCCGGCGTGCGTCGACACGCGGCGGCCAAAGCGCGTGA
- a CDS encoding sugar phosphate isomerase/epimerase family protein, translating to MPFSAFGVITDAARLDAAFAAGVDYVEPFIVDNVVVPDATRWRLADAYRGRRHPSFAVLVPGSLQLIGTEGSADGRADAARAYFEAVFPILGEVAEPGAKVVFGSGRSRTVPDGVGREAARDQLATIVRIARDAAAASGLRIMLEPLHTGETNLINSIGEAAEFLDAYGIDDVPIVADLFHIMLHGEPLGAILQHASRIGHAHIADSGRRYLGTGDWPWRDFLAMLQQAGYDGSVSLECNWGEDFEAEVRGSVELLRAV from the coding sequence ATGCCGTTCTCCGCCTTCGGCGTCATCACCGACGCAGCCCGCCTCGACGCAGCCTTCGCGGCCGGTGTCGATTACGTCGAGCCGTTCATCGTGGACAACGTCGTGGTGCCGGATGCCACCCGGTGGCGACTCGCGGACGCCTATCGCGGCCGGCGGCATCCGTCGTTCGCCGTGCTCGTGCCCGGCTCCCTGCAGCTGATCGGCACCGAGGGCAGTGCCGACGGCCGAGCGGATGCCGCGCGAGCCTACTTCGAGGCCGTCTTCCCGATTCTCGGCGAGGTCGCCGAGCCCGGAGCGAAGGTCGTCTTCGGATCCGGACGATCCCGGACGGTGCCGGACGGCGTGGGCCGGGAGGCAGCACGGGACCAGCTCGCGACGATCGTGAGGATCGCGCGCGACGCGGCGGCGGCATCCGGTCTGCGCATCATGCTGGAGCCGCTGCACACGGGCGAGACCAACCTGATCAACTCGATCGGCGAAGCCGCGGAGTTCCTCGACGCGTACGGGATCGACGACGTGCCGATCGTCGCCGACCTGTTCCACATCATGCTGCACGGCGAGCCGCTGGGTGCCATCCTTCAGCACGCATCGCGGATCGGCCACGCTCACATCGCCGACAGCGGTCGCCGTTACCTCGGAACGGGCGACTGGCCATGGCGGGATTTCCTCGCGATGCTGCAGCAAGCGGGCTACGACGGCAGCGTGTCGCTGGAGTGCAACTGGGGCGAGGACTTCGAGGCAGAGGTGCGCGGCTCGGTCGAGCTGCTGCGCGCGGTCTAG
- a CDS encoding CDP-alcohol phosphatidyltransferase family protein, whose translation MVQVTPWGWALGGFAALFVVGLLMPLSLTGWALGVAYLIVSSLLVSLGLGRRSATRFGPANVVTATRSMLVGVATAMVVASFTMPLPTALFVTIVAVALALDAVDGFVARRTGTTSELGARFDMEVDAFLLLVLCVYDARYVGWLVLAIGLMRYAFVAVGWLLPWMRATLPPRYWRKVVTAFCGIALTIVAARILPPLFDGIIAAAALLLLIESFGRDVVWLIRANVSARSVDEPRRALPRVTGKGLRTGGETESE comes from the coding sequence ATGGTTCAGGTCACGCCGTGGGGGTGGGCGCTCGGCGGTTTCGCCGCGCTCTTCGTCGTGGGACTCCTCATGCCGCTGTCGCTCACGGGGTGGGCTCTCGGCGTGGCCTACCTGATCGTGTCGTCGCTGCTGGTCTCGCTCGGGCTCGGGCGCCGGAGCGCGACCCGCTTCGGGCCGGCGAACGTCGTGACGGCCACGCGGTCCATGCTGGTCGGAGTCGCGACCGCCATGGTCGTCGCGTCGTTCACGATGCCGCTTCCGACGGCGCTGTTCGTCACGATCGTCGCCGTCGCGCTCGCGCTCGACGCCGTCGACGGCTTCGTCGCGCGTCGCACAGGCACCACGAGCGAGCTCGGAGCCCGATTCGACATGGAGGTCGACGCGTTCCTGCTGCTGGTGCTGTGCGTCTACGACGCCCGATACGTCGGATGGTTGGTGCTCGCGATCGGCCTGATGCGCTACGCCTTCGTCGCGGTCGGATGGCTGCTGCCGTGGATGCGCGCGACCCTCCCGCCGCGCTACTGGCGCAAGGTGGTGACGGCCTTCTGCGGGATTGCACTCACGATCGTCGCCGCGCGCATCCTGCCGCCGCTCTTCGACGGCATCATCGCCGCAGCAGCACTCCTGCTGCTCATCGAGTCGTTCGGCAGGGATGTCGTGTGGCTGATCCGCGCGAACGTGTCAGCGCGCAGTGTCGATGAACCGCGGCGGGCGTTGCCTCGTGTCACGGGAAAGGGCCTCCGCACAGGGGGCGAGACAGAAAGCGAGTAA
- a CDS encoding zinc-binding alcohol dehydrogenase, which translates to MRNTLPEGSAVHPQEADHAIALWTTGPGMAELRHEPQRQAGAGEASVRTMWTGVSRGTEMIVARGDVPQTEQERMRAPFQEGDFPFPVKYGYLNVGVVEDGPPQWRGRTVFSLHPHQSRFVASIDALVPVPDAVPARRAVLAGAVETAVNVIWDARPLIGDRVVVVGAGMIGCSVAALLRGIPGLAVTLVDIDAAKAEIAQALGARFAAPHDAPPDVDVDADADVVIEASGSAAGLGLALRLAPTDGEVVVASWYGSGEVPLELGADFHSRRLTIRSSQVGAVAPSRRGRRTTRERLALALRLLEDPAFDALLGGASGWRELPSVIASLAAGTADEMCHTIDWSAE; encoded by the coding sequence ATGAGGAACACGCTGCCCGAGGGCTCCGCGGTTCATCCGCAAGAGGCGGATCACGCGATCGCGCTCTGGACCACCGGCCCTGGCATGGCCGAGTTGCGTCATGAGCCGCAACGGCAGGCCGGAGCGGGTGAGGCGTCCGTCCGCACCATGTGGACCGGCGTGAGCCGGGGCACGGAGATGATCGTCGCGCGCGGCGACGTGCCGCAGACGGAGCAGGAGCGGATGCGCGCCCCCTTCCAGGAAGGCGACTTCCCGTTCCCCGTCAAGTACGGCTACCTCAACGTCGGAGTCGTCGAGGACGGCCCGCCCCAGTGGCGCGGACGCACGGTGTTCTCGCTGCATCCGCATCAGTCGCGATTCGTGGCGTCCATCGATGCGCTCGTTCCCGTGCCCGACGCGGTACCTGCCAGGCGGGCCGTGCTCGCCGGTGCCGTCGAGACCGCGGTCAACGTGATCTGGGACGCCCGGCCGCTGATCGGCGACCGCGTCGTCGTGGTCGGAGCCGGCATGATCGGATGCTCCGTGGCGGCGCTGCTGCGTGGCATCCCCGGACTTGCGGTCACACTCGTCGACATCGATGCGGCCAAAGCAGAGATCGCCCAGGCGCTCGGTGCGCGGTTCGCCGCACCGCACGACGCTCCGCCGGATGTGGATGTGGATGCGGATGCGGATGTCGTGATCGAGGCGAGCGGCTCCGCTGCCGGTCTGGGACTCGCGCTCCGCCTCGCGCCGACGGACGGCGAAGTGGTCGTCGCGAGCTGGTACGGCAGCGGCGAAGTCCCACTCGAGCTGGGCGCCGACTTCCACTCGCGTCGGCTGACGATCCGGTCCAGCCAGGTGGGCGCCGTCGCGCCGAGCAGGAGGGGTCGCAGGACGACGCGCGAGCGCCTCGCCCTGGCACTGCGACTTCTGGAGGATCCGGCGTTCGACGCGCTCCTCGGCGGCGCCTCCGGATGGCGCGAGCTGCCGTCGGTGATCGCATCCTTGGCCGCCGGCACCGCCGACGAGATGTGCCACACCATCGATTGGAGTGCGGAATGA